The sequence below is a genomic window from Coffea arabica cultivar ET-39 chromosome 4c, Coffea Arabica ET-39 HiFi, whole genome shotgun sequence.
tcacaATAATAAACAAATTTATAGTGATTAATCAAACGATAAAATTTAGTCAATTTCATatgaaattttatatataaCTTACACAAGTGAGGAAATGGTGTCCGACAGCTTTTTCAATTCCAAGATCATTTTGTTCACATCTCTCACTGTTTTCGTCAAGCTAACCTAGTTGTAGATATCCTTTCTAATGTTGGGTGTGTAGATGTTTTGGACAAGTATTGCAATGGCAAAAAGTTACGGCATGATTCTCAACAGCTTCTACAAGCTTGAAGCAGCCTATACTGACTTCTGGAACAGATGCATTGGGCCCAAAGCCTGGTGTGTTGGTCCTCTAGCGGAAGCCAAGCCACCAGTATTATTAGCTGAAGAATCTGCAAAGCCAAAGTGGAGGCACTGGCTTGACAAAAAATTGCACAATGGAAAGTCAGTTTTGTACGTGGCATTTGGAACTCAGGCTGAAGCATCCCAAGAGCAACTGCTTGAAATTGCAAATGGTCTAGAACAATCTAAGGTGAATTTCTTGTGGGTCATAAAATCAAAACGGCTGGAGATCTTGCAAGGGTTTGAAGAAAGGGTGAAGGATAGAGGGATCATAGTGAAAGAATGGGTAGATCAAATGGAGATACTTAGGCACGAGAGTGTAAAAGGGTTCTTGAGCCATTGCGGATGGAACTCAGTTACTGAAAGCATGTCAGCCGGCGTGCCCATCTTGGCGATGCCATTCATGGCTGAGCAACATCTCAATGCAAGACTTGTATCGGAGGAGGTTGGTGTAGGCCTGAGAATTATGCCATGCAATGGATCTGTGAGGGGCTTTGTGAAGTCATCGGAAGTGGAGAAGAGAGTGAAAGAACTGATACAAGGAACGAAAGGGGAGGCGGTAAGGAAAAAGATGGAAGAGGTTGGAGAAGCTGCTTGTGATGCAATGAGAGAAGGTGGTTCCTCATGGGAAACTCTAGATCAACTCATCCATGATATAAGTAACTACACAAGATTAACTCCTCTTAATCATGGATTGGTAAGTGAACCTAGGACAGTTTCAGTTAGTTAATAATTTGTTTATGTGTGATGAATTGGTATACACTATGGTTGTACGTACAGCAATACCATATGGGGCTACTACAGTTTTATGTAAATCAACTTTCGTAACAGTACAACAACATTATACATTAGCGTATCCCAAATCTCATGAAAAATACACATCACCTGTATGCAACCCCGAAGTCTTAACTGCAGTGTCCCTGGTTTGTAATAAGTTGTCAAGCAACCGAAATTGTTCTCCTATCGTTTGGAATcaactttgtttttcttctatgtgtattgtatttatttgggatCCAAAAGTTAGACCTAGGTTGATTTTAAAGTAGTGAAATCTGATTAATAATTTGGAAGGGCTATGCAATAGCGACCTCAGAACCTTGCATCCAAATCAACCTTGAGATCCTTGGCTTTGATTATTCGACTTGTACAGTAaataaaatcatccaaaatgTCAAGAAGCAAACTTTCATAAAAAAGCCCGTGCAAAATCCTAGAAGACATATCTAGTCTACAGATGTCTGAAGCCCACATATGCGTGTCTTCTACTAGAGAGTTATTTTACAAGCACAACATCAAAGAAGAAAATTTATTATGCTAATGCTACTACAACTGAAGACAAAGGGTTTAAAATACATTCATGCAATAGGGTGTACAGAAATTATCTAGAGGTCTATGCGTTCACTACTTCTATTGATCTTAGAAATCCATCTAGTATTTGCCCGCCGTGTACACTCAACTCGCAGGACAAACTAAAGAGTCTACTGCTGTTcttcttgcatttttttcaaCATCCAAGAAGAGATTTCCAACCAAATAGGAGAGAGAACAGATACAAAGTCCAAAAGCCTTTTGTTTCGCTCATACTTCATAACGAGGCCTTTTCTTAAAGATCTAAAGAAGCTCTAAACCTTCTTACAAGGGATAAAGGAAAGGGATCAAGGGAACGGGGAAAAGCTTAAGAGTAGAATCAGGGATAGACCACCACGTGATCCTAATCATCCCAAACGCCCACCACTTGTACCTTGCTCTGTTGCTCAAACAAAATATTTCCAGCAGTCTGAAATACTTCCTTATCGCAACGCGTGAATTTTTAATGTGACGAAGGTTGGGTCTTTCATACTTGAAAATGCTACTGCTTTAGAAAtagttgttttatttttttttttttttgacaaatttgtcGCATTAACCCCGCAACAGGACAATTTTGATATGCTCCCTGATAAGCTTGCACATCACAATGGATGGCGTGTTAAAAAAGATGATCAGATTCATAAAGATACATCAAACGTTTGAAGGGATTTAGAGCACTCTCTCGTCTTCTTCACTGCTAAGTCATGCAAATGAGAGCTGTTTACAGTCAAACTAGCTCGAATAGGGTCCAGAAATGGAACTTAGGACTTCATACACTTCGTAGCCACATGACAATATGTATTCAAATTCTGAAGTTGGTAATAAAATTCAATTAGCAGaacatttttgtttcaaaacaGATAAGAAAACTGAAAGGCCAACAGTTAATGGTTCACTCTGTCTaactaaaactatttttgcaaaCCTTCAAAACTTTGAAAGATACAAAATGGAATAAAGTGACGAGCCAAATCAGTCTTTCAATTTCCCTAGAACCATATAAGCAGGAGGAAACATGACTTGACTTTGTTTCACTTTCAAATAAGATCCTTCGCATCCAAACAATAGCTAGCCAAAGCAAATTGAAGAGCCACCTTAAATGTCATATCTCAAAACGAAAGgtaggaaaaatattttcatccTTCACAAAATGACATGCATCCATGATGAGACCACACCTAGTTAAAACTAGTCTACAAATGATATTTGAGAAAGTACATCACATGATTCTCGAATAAATTCGCCTAGAGATGGCTAATCTAAAGCAGTTTTACGTACATACATATTTATCATATAAAGGCTGCATTAAAATGCTCTAGTAATGTATCATAAACCCAGGAACCTACAAGTCCAAATGTTTAAGATCTCTCCAGTCCAAGAAGAAAGCTTTTAACCATATTCCAGGGACATTACCTTCCAAAACCCCAAAGAAAATGGCCTTGTCATTGCAGTGATTGGTGTAAAACCAACTACAGTGTCCAGAAAATTGAACATTAGCTTGTTTTGCCGCCTTAAAATGCCAAGAGATGCATTCATACTcctgaaaataaaataaaagcgtGCCCATTGGCTGTTTATGAGAAATCTACAAACCAAACAACCAAGCTGAAAGTTGAACATCAAACTGTCTTTTCTGCAGTCAGTTCTACGGAGCTCACACGCTCCCATGATTAACAAGGTACCCATTTCTGTAGAAGAGAAAACCATAGAGGTAGAGCTCTTGCCATTCTTTGGTTTATGTTGTATTATTCATCAGCATACAGATAATCATCCAACAAAGGAGGTGCTTCCCGAAAGCATTCTACGAAGTGTCCAtcttttatcttttccttttttttatctttttttgggTGGTTCTGACCAAAGTATTGCCATATGCGTCAGAAAAACCTTAGTTGCAAGTTTtcctttaaaagaaaaaataattaaaactccAGATCATGAACTTAGCGCATTAAGATTCATCAAATCTCCATTACTCTTTAACCAAGGGTACAAGGCACAGTGTCAGAAATAGTAACAATCATCTCTACACTTAGCTTAGTTCTTCTCATTGTTGCTCTCCAGCTCCCTCCTAAGCTGCAGCGAGAAGTCATCATTTACATCATCATCATCCCAATCATCTTCCCACTGCTGGGTTACTTCTTTGCCTTCCTCTTTGTCCTCCCACTCTGCCATTTCACAATAAAGTGAAGAAATGATTAAAATACAAGTGCAGACAACGTCTAATGAACCTATGCAAGATCAGAATCTTCGTTATCATCACCAAAACACATATTTAATGGTAACAAAGAATTCCAAATAATAATGCTAAAACACAAACCAGCAAAACTGCAAGAAAGTGGAAATTACATGTGAGACTTTAGTAGCATGAGGAATTGAATGAGAATCTCAATTGAGTGAAACTTATCATACGTGTCAAGATTTACCTCATTGCGTGCATTTTACagcaaaacatcaaaaataaaagcaagCAGCTACAGAATAACAAGAGAGCCAAACAGAACAAATAAGAAGTATGAACAGCCATTAAAACAACCTAAAGTAACAATGGTTACTCTACATACCCTAAGAGCAAAATACATTTCAGAACTTTCTTGGCCAAACAAATATAGCCCTAAAGATAAACAACAATTAAGCTCCAACGTGGGGGCAGTTTGATAAGGGTCCACCTGTCTGACTCAATAATTATGCACTTGACAGAAagaaaccccccccccccaacaaaaaaagaGCCCCTTCTTATCCAGAATATCCAGGTAACCAGAGAAACAATTGGCATCTTTCCTCCTCTGGATccacttcctttcttttccccctttgGTGCTCACAAAGAAACACACACTCCAACTCAACACACTGAACTAAACCCACACCGGTTGACCTGTTGATATAAAGAAAGAGGGAGGGGTGTCAAATGGTCAGGGAGGCTTCGAAGTAATGGAAGCCTAGCCATTGTAAAAGGCAAGGGCAGAAAGTCCTGCAACAGTGGTTCATAGAGGAAGGAAAAAGGTAGGAAAAGAGGGGCTGGCAGATAGAGGGATCGATTTATAACCAAGGATTCCAGAGGCACTGTAACAATGGATAATTTAGGGCATCCTATGATATGGCCACATTAAGTAAATTTATGAAGGTTTTCAATTCAATTGTTGGCGAGGCCTCAACTTCCAGAGTTCTTTAGCCATCCTCTAGGACCTTTGCAATTATCATTctaaaaatttacaaaaaaaagacTACAGAtatgagaaagaagaaaaatagatGGGTATAGAAGACCGAATTGAACTGAAGGGGGAAAAGCTATGCTATGAAACCTTGGCAGAGAATGCATTGAATTCAATTACACCTCATCAATTGGACCTTCGTTTTTGTGGTAAACACATCTTCCCTTTACAAGCCCTTGCTTTTCCCCTTACAGTgctttaaattatttttaaaaataaaggacacacacacacaacataACCACAGACCCTCCCGCTCACAAGCAGCATCATGAACATCAATAACAAAGTTCAATATGCCCACAAAACAAACACACTCAAACACAACAAGAAAATACATACATGCAGACCCACACAATACCTGTTTCAAATGGTCAGGGAGGCAAGGGAAGTGATGAAAATCTAGCCACTTTGGAAGGCAGGGGCTGAGTCCTGCACTGGTGGTTTGAATAGTAACAAAAAGGGAGGAAGATGTATCAATTTGTATTTAGCCGAGGGTTCCAGAAGCACCAAAACAAAGAATAATTTGGGGCATCCTACGATTCGGCCGAATAAGTGAATTTACGAAGGTTTTGCATTAAATTGTTAGAGAGGCCTCAATTTCCAGAGTTCTTCACCCCTCTGCTGGGACCTTCACCATTATTATTGCTACAATTAATAAAAAAGGACTATATAGATGtgggaaaaaaagagaggataGATCTGCATAAAGGACCGAATTGGAGTAGATCCTAGTCGGCGATCTGGGATTCCAGAGCTAAGCTATACAAAGGCAAACTTGGCCAAGAATGCATTGAATTAAATTACATCTCGTCCATAGGAACTTCACTTGTAGTCGAACAACAATGTAAGTTAGATTTAAGAatgtaataaaataaataaaaaaggaaaaagagagtgCTCAGTGAATACGAACCTATAGAAAGAGGTTCACATTTTGAGAGAATATCTCACAAAATCACTCAGATTTCCTATGCTATCTTCATTGCAACTCCCTACTCCAAATTATCCAGGTAAAGGGAAAAAACATTTGACATCTTCCCTCCGCCACATCCCGTTCCTTTCGTTTAACCCTAAAATGCTCACACAGGAACACATTAAAACAGACATGCCTACAGAACTCCCTCTCACAAGAAGAACCAAAAACACTAATAACAGAGTTAGAAATGTCACAACACAACACAAACGCACCAAAACACACACAAAATGTATACATGCAGAGGCTACACATGTTCACCTGTTCATAAAAGAAATGGGGTATCAAATGTTTTGGGAGGCTTGGGAAATTATGAAGGTCTAACCAACTTGAAAGGCAGGTGGCTGAATACTGCAGTCGTGGTTAGCAGAGGAAGGAAAAGGCATAAGAAAGGGGCCTGCAGCTAGAATCAGAGGACAAAAGGGGCTGGCACCCAGAAGGATCAATAGACAAGGATTCCAGAAGTACCAAAACAAAGGATAATTGGTACATCCCACAATTCGGCCCAATAAGCAAAATTACAAAGGTTTTACATTCAATTGTTAGAAGGGGCCTCAGTTACCAGagttttttacttttttacCCCTCCACTGGGGCCTTTGCTATTACTATTCCTAGAATTGACAAAAAAAGGGTAAGATTATATAGAcatgagaaagaagaaaagatagaTCAGCACAAAAGGCCAAATATGAGTGAATCCAAGACGGGCGATCTGGGATTCCAGAGCTATGCTATACGAAGGTAAATTGGCTGAGAATGCTTGAAATTGAATGACATCTTAGCCATAACACCTTCGCTTTTGTAGTTGGTGATTTGCAGGTCAAAATGCAAGATTTGAGAAATtgtaataaaataaacaaaaagggaaaagaagagtCCTGAGTAAAAATACGAACCAACAGAAAGGTCCATGTTTTGCAAGAACATCCAACAAAATCACTTAATTTCTTATGCAATACTTTATCATGACTCACTACTCCAGACAACCCAGATAAAGGGAAAAACATCTGGCATCCTCCCTCCTCCGCATTCCCTTCCTTCTTTTCCCCTTCAGTGCTCACAAAGAAACATGCTACAAATAACATATCTACAGACCCTCCCTCACCAGAAGCACCATGAACACTATTACTAGACCTGGAATATGtctaaaacacacacacacacacactgaaACATGCGTACATGCAGACCCAGACACGTTAAGCTGCTCATAAAAAGAAACAGAGGAAGGGGTGTCAAATGTTTGGGAGGCTTTGGCTAGTCATGAATGCCTAGCCATTTTGAAGGCCAAGAGCTAAAAGTCCTGAAGCGGTCATTTGCACAAGGAAAAGGGAGGAAGAAAGGGACCGgcagggatcaagatcaacgtATATATAGCTGAGGGTTCCAGAAGCACCAAAATAGAGAATAATTTGGAGCATCCTACGATTCAGCCAATAAGTAAATTTGCGAAGGTTTTGAATCAACTCGTTAGAGAGGCCTCAATTTGCAGAGTTCTTTACCCCTCCGCTGGGACCTTCACAATTATTATTCCAAGGGTTGacaatatacatatacatatagatGTAGGAATCGAAAAGATAGATCTGCATCAACGACCGAATCAGAATGAATCCAAGTCGGAGATCTGGGGTTCCAGAGCTATGCTATCCGAAGGCAAACTTGGCCGAGAATGCATTGAATTGAATTACATCTCGTCCATAGGACCTTCGGTTTTGTAGTTGGTGAATCATGAGTGAAAATGTAAGATTTTAGAATTTGTACTGgtattcaaaaagaaagagggaaaaagagAGTGCTCAGTGAATACGAACCAATAGAAAGAGGTTCACATTTTGCAAGAACTCTTGCTAAATCACTTGATTTCCTATTCTATCTTCATTGCAACTCTTTCCCCAGAATATCCAGgtgaaaaaaaattctttgaTACATGTAAAATACTAATTAACAATAACAGTCTCACACAGGAAAAGAAAATCATAGAATCACCAAGAATCAATTTACATCTTACAGGCATCAAAATCTCGAAACAAACTGCATTCGGTAATTAATATATACAACAAAATAACCTAACCTATCTATGACATCACTTTGCGGTGCATCTACCGTGCAGACAACACATGTATTCATATAGCAAAAACCAATCAAACAGGCGGAAATAAAAACGTTCAAAGTATTTACTTTGACTAAAAAAACCGAAGATTACGCTGAAATCAGAACAACAAGAAACTCGACAGTGATTAGAGGTAAAAAGTCAAGCAAGGGAGTTGACATACCCTGATCAATTTCAAACTCCTCAAATTCATCGTCGTCTTCAAAAAGATCAATCTTCGCGTCCTCGGTAGCTGCCTTTGGTTGCTCAGTAGTTGCCATTGTCAGTCACTCAAAGCAAAACTACACATCAAATTTTTCATAAATATAAGAAATGTACAGATCGTGGGTAAATAACCTATGTTGCCACGAAAGCCCTAGTtcagaaaataaataaac
It includes:
- the LOC113739121 gene encoding UDP-glycosyltransferase 90A1-like, which produces MFWTSIAMAKSYGMILNSFYKLEAAYTDFWNRCIGPKAWCVGPLAEAKPPVLLAEESAKPKWRHWLDKKLHNGKSVLYVAFGTQAEASQEQLLEIANGLEQSKVNFLWVIKSKRLEILQGFEERVKDRGIIVKEWVDQMEILRHESVKGFLSHCGWNSVTESMSAGVPILAMPFMAEQHLNARLVSEEVGVGLRIMPCNGSVRGFVKSSEVEKRVKELIQGTKGEAVRKKMEEVGEAACDAMREGGSSWETLDQLIHDISNYTRLTPLNHGLVSEPRTVSVS
- the LOC113740348 gene encoding protein DELETION OF SUV3 SUPPRESSOR 1(I), coding for MATTEQPKAATEDAKIDLFEDDDEFEEFEIDQEWEDKEEGKEVTQQWEDDWDDDDVNDDFSLQLRRELESNNEKN